From Cellulomonas chengniuliangii, the proteins below share one genomic window:
- a CDS encoding carbohydrate ABC transporter permease has protein sequence MPPVLPDAPPPRARPRRSRHRPAWEEPPSKAGAVSKVVVLAVVVLAVVFPLYTVVLTSLSTQAETLRAGGLVTVPGELTLNAYTQILSGGVVTRAALVSVGVTAVGTVLSTVVSVLAAYGLSRPGSYLHRPILFVFLITMFFGAGLIPTYLLVSGLGLIDSYWALILPGAVSAFNVLILRNFFMGVEPAIIDAARIDGAGDWRILGAIVLPMSKAAVAVVALFYGVGYWNAFFNAMLYINDNAKWPIQLVLRSYVLQGVSLPGGGTGTVDVATGVVTGLPVQMAVMVLAVVPILLVYPFVQRHFTKGVIFGAIKG, from the coding sequence ATGCCCCCCGTCCTCCCCGACGCCCCGCCGCCGCGAGCGCGGCCGAGGCGCTCGAGGCACCGGCCGGCATGGGAGGAGCCGCCGTCCAAGGCGGGCGCCGTCTCCAAGGTCGTCGTGCTGGCCGTGGTGGTGCTCGCGGTGGTGTTCCCGCTGTACACCGTGGTCCTCACGAGCCTGTCGACGCAGGCCGAGACGCTGCGCGCGGGCGGCCTGGTGACGGTGCCGGGCGAGCTGACCCTCAACGCGTACACCCAGATCCTCTCGGGCGGGGTCGTGACCCGCGCGGCCCTGGTCAGCGTGGGCGTCACGGCGGTCGGCACAGTGCTGTCGACGGTGGTCTCAGTGCTCGCGGCCTACGGGCTGTCCAGGCCGGGCTCGTACCTGCACCGCCCCATCCTGTTCGTCTTCCTCATCACGATGTTCTTCGGGGCCGGGCTGATCCCCACCTACCTGCTGGTGAGCGGCCTGGGCCTGATCGACTCGTACTGGGCGCTGATCCTGCCCGGCGCGGTGTCGGCCTTCAACGTGCTGATCCTGCGCAACTTCTTCATGGGCGTGGAGCCGGCGATCATCGACGCGGCGCGGATCGACGGCGCGGGGGACTGGCGCATCCTGGGCGCCATCGTGCTGCCGATGTCGAAGGCGGCGGTGGCGGTGGTCGCGCTGTTCTACGGGGTGGGCTACTGGAACGCGTTCTTCAACGCGATGCTGTACATCAACGACAACGCCAAGTGGCCGATCCAGCTGGTTCTGCGCTCGTACGTGCTGCAGGGCGTCTCGCTGCCCGGCGGCGGCACCGGCACCGTGGACGTCGCGACGGGCGTGGTCACGGGCCTGCCGGTGCAGATGGCCGTGATGGTGCTCGCGGTGGTGCCGATCCTGCTCGTCTACCCGTTCGTGCAGCGGCACTTCACCAAGGGCGTCATCTTCGGCGCCATCAAGGGTTGA
- a CDS encoding glycoside hydrolase family 1 protein yields the protein MTTSRPSGRQFPADFLWGSATASYQIEGAAAEDGRGPSIWDTFSATPGKVLNGDTGAVAIDHYHRTAEDVALMKAHGLHAYRFSIAWPRIQPTGSGAVNQKGLDFYSRLVDQLVEAGIDPVVTLYHWDLPQALEDAGGWPARDTAYRFADYAAVVAEALGDRVKIWTTLNEPWCSAYLGYASGVHAPGRENHADSLAAVHHLNLAHGLGGRAVREIVGAETQLSITLNLHVTRAASTSPEDIDAKRRIDGLANGVFLGPLLDGAYPADVLADTAEITDWSFVQDGDLETINTGIDVLGVNYYSTGMVRKSQTPRVPGDGTPGPDGHKSSPLSPWPGTDDIEWMAMPGPHTAMGWNIDPEGLTELLLDLHAAYPGLPLAITENGAAFDDEVTPDGRVHDERRVSYLHDHIDAVGVAMDKGVDVRGYFVWSLFDNFEWAYGYDRRFGIVRVDYDTLERTRKDSSYWYAELVRTGAIPSVESAPELG from the coding sequence ATGACCACCTCGCGCCCGTCCGGCAGGCAGTTCCCCGCCGACTTCCTGTGGGGCTCCGCCACCGCCTCCTATCAGATCGAGGGAGCGGCGGCCGAAGACGGCCGTGGGCCGTCGATCTGGGACACCTTCTCCGCGACGCCCGGCAAGGTGCTGAACGGCGACACCGGTGCGGTGGCCATCGACCACTACCACCGCACGGCCGAGGACGTCGCGTTGATGAAGGCGCATGGCCTGCACGCCTACCGCTTCTCGATCGCGTGGCCGCGCATCCAGCCCACTGGCTCGGGCGCCGTGAACCAGAAGGGCCTGGACTTCTACTCCCGGCTCGTCGACCAGCTCGTCGAGGCCGGCATCGACCCCGTCGTCACGCTGTACCACTGGGACCTCCCGCAGGCCCTCGAGGACGCGGGCGGCTGGCCGGCGCGCGACACCGCCTACCGGTTCGCCGACTACGCGGCCGTCGTCGCGGAGGCGCTGGGCGACCGCGTGAAGATCTGGACCACGCTGAACGAGCCGTGGTGCTCGGCCTACCTCGGGTACGCCTCGGGCGTGCACGCCCCCGGCCGGGAGAACCACGCGGACTCGCTCGCCGCGGTGCACCACCTCAACCTCGCCCACGGGCTCGGCGGCCGTGCGGTGCGTGAGATCGTCGGCGCCGAGACGCAGTTGTCCATCACGCTCAACCTGCACGTGACGCGCGCGGCGTCCACCTCTCCCGAGGACATCGACGCCAAGCGGCGGATCGACGGCCTCGCGAACGGCGTCTTCCTCGGCCCGCTGCTCGACGGCGCCTACCCGGCCGACGTGCTCGCCGACACCGCCGAGATCACCGACTGGTCCTTCGTGCAGGACGGCGACCTCGAGACGATCAACACGGGAATCGACGTGCTGGGCGTCAACTACTACTCGACCGGCATGGTGCGGAAGTCGCAGACGCCGCGGGTCCCGGGCGACGGCACCCCCGGTCCTGACGGACACAAGTCCTCGCCGCTCAGCCCGTGGCCGGGCACCGACGACATCGAGTGGATGGCGATGCCCGGCCCGCACACCGCGATGGGCTGGAACATCGACCCCGAGGGGCTCACCGAGCTGCTGCTCGACCTGCACGCCGCCTACCCGGGTCTGCCGCTCGCGATCACCGAGAACGGCGCCGCCTTCGACGACGAGGTCACCCCCGACGGCCGCGTGCACGACGAGCGCCGCGTGAGCTACCTCCACGACCACATCGACGCGGTCGGCGTGGCCATGGACAAGGGCGTCGACGTGCGCGGCTACTTCGTGTGGTCGCTGTTCGACAACTTCGAGTGGGCCTACGGCTACGACCGCCGCTTCGGCATCGTGCGGGTCGACTACGACACGCTCGAGCGGACCCGCAAGGACTCGTCGTACTGGTACGCCGAGCTGGTCCGCACCGGCGCCATCCCGTCGGTCGAGTCCGCGCCCGAGCTGGGCTGA
- a CDS encoding ABC transporter permease has product MAAPSGPPPRRLSRRAQIARDRSLLLMVLPAVVLLAVFAYVPMLGNIMAWSSYSPYQGFFSSPWVGWENFERVFSNPLFLNAVGNTLAITAFQLVFFFPVPIFLALLLNSVMSPRVRTTIQSIVYLPHFFSWVLVVTLFQQMFGGAGLLNQTLRQHGYAGFDLMTNPDTFLVLITMQSVWKDAGWGIIIFLAALSTVSPELYEAAAVDGANRWRRMWHITLPALRPVVILLLILRLGDSLTVGFEQLILQRGAVGVGVSEVIDTYVYYQGVVYGDWSFAAAAGLVKGVVSLALVLGANKLAHVFGESGVYKRA; this is encoded by the coding sequence GTGGCCGCGCCGTCGGGGCCGCCGCCTCGACGGCTGAGCCGTCGGGCGCAGATCGCGCGCGACCGATCGCTGCTGCTGATGGTGCTCCCCGCGGTCGTGCTCTTGGCGGTGTTCGCCTATGTGCCGATGCTCGGCAACATCATGGCGTGGTCGTCGTACTCGCCGTACCAGGGGTTCTTCTCGAGCCCGTGGGTCGGCTGGGAGAACTTCGAGCGGGTGTTCAGCAACCCGCTGTTCCTCAACGCGGTGGGCAACACCCTGGCGATCACGGCCTTCCAGCTCGTGTTCTTCTTCCCGGTGCCGATCTTCCTGGCACTGCTGCTCAACAGCGTGATGTCGCCGCGGGTCCGCACCACCATCCAGTCGATCGTCTACCTGCCGCACTTCTTCTCGTGGGTGCTGGTCGTCACGCTGTTCCAGCAGATGTTCGGCGGCGCCGGCCTGCTCAACCAGACGCTGCGCCAGCACGGCTACGCGGGCTTCGACCTGATGACGAACCCGGACACGTTCCTGGTGCTCATCACCATGCAGTCGGTCTGGAAGGACGCCGGCTGGGGGATCATCATCTTCCTCGCAGCGCTCAGCACCGTGTCGCCCGAGCTGTACGAGGCGGCCGCCGTCGACGGGGCGAACCGGTGGCGGCGGATGTGGCACATCACGCTGCCCGCGCTGCGCCCCGTCGTGATCCTGCTCCTCATCCTGCGGCTGGGCGACTCGCTCACCGTCGGGTTCGAGCAGCTGATCCTGCAGCGCGGGGCGGTGGGCGTGGGCGTCTCGGAGGTCATCGACACGTACGTCTACTACCAGGGCGTGGTCTACGGCGACTGGAGCTTCGCCGCGGCCGCCGGCCTGGTCAAGGGAGTCGTCAGCCTCGCGCTCGTCCTCGGGGCGAACAAGCTGGCGCACGTCTTCGGGGAGTCGGGAGTGTACAAGCGCGCATGA
- a CDS encoding LacI family DNA-binding transcriptional regulator, with translation MATIDDVARAAGVSTSTVSYVLSGKRPISAPTRQRVERSIRDLGYRPHAGARALASSRTNVLALMAPLRADVNVSVIMQFVTGVVTSARAFEHDVLLLTQDDSAGLERVADGSMVDALIMMDVEADDPRVPVLVGLRQPAVLIGLPQDPEGLSCVDLDFEAAGRVAVRHLAELGHREIALIGSPRAVLERHTSYADRMLRGFSGEAASFGLDATTQSCESSHTGAVEAVDAVLAAMPGITGIVVHNEVALPAVLATLRERGRRVPEDVSVVAICPEDVAVGQPTPLTAVDIPAHTIGRVAVEMAMARVEGEQPAETRLLAPVLTARATTAAPPTAAAHLNP, from the coding sequence GTGGCGACCATCGACGACGTCGCACGAGCGGCCGGCGTCTCCACGTCGACCGTCTCGTACGTGCTCTCTGGCAAGCGGCCGATCTCCGCGCCCACCCGGCAGCGCGTCGAGCGGAGCATCCGCGACCTCGGGTACCGGCCGCACGCCGGCGCGCGCGCCCTCGCCTCGAGCCGCACGAACGTGCTCGCCCTGATGGCGCCGTTGCGCGCGGACGTCAACGTCAGCGTCATCATGCAGTTCGTCACCGGCGTGGTCACCAGCGCACGGGCGTTCGAGCACGACGTGCTGCTGCTCACGCAGGACGACTCCGCCGGGCTCGAGCGGGTGGCCGACGGCTCCATGGTCGACGCCCTGATCATGATGGACGTCGAGGCCGACGACCCGCGCGTGCCGGTCCTGGTGGGGCTGCGCCAGCCCGCAGTGCTGATCGGGCTGCCGCAGGATCCCGAGGGCCTGTCCTGCGTCGACCTGGACTTCGAGGCCGCAGGGCGGGTCGCCGTCCGGCATCTCGCCGAGCTCGGGCACCGCGAGATCGCCCTGATCGGGTCCCCTCGGGCCGTCCTGGAGCGGCACACCTCCTACGCGGACCGGATGCTGCGCGGCTTCAGCGGCGAGGCGGCGTCGTTCGGCCTGGACGCGACAACGCAGTCGTGCGAGTCCTCGCACACCGGCGCGGTCGAGGCCGTCGACGCCGTGCTCGCGGCCATGCCCGGGATCACCGGCATCGTCGTGCACAACGAGGTGGCGCTGCCCGCGGTCCTCGCGACGCTCCGCGAGCGCGGGCGCCGCGTGCCAGAGGACGTCTCGGTCGTCGCGATCTGCCCCGAGGACGTCGCTGTCGGCCAGCCCACCCCGCTGACCGCCGTGGACATCCCCGCGCACACCATCGGCCGGGTCGCGGTCGAGATGGCGATGGCGCGGGTGGAGGGCGAGCAGCCGGCCGAGACGCGCCTGCTGGCGCCCGTGCTGACGGCGCGCGCCACCACCGCGGCGCCACCGACGGCCGCGGCGCACCTCAACCCTTGA
- the yicI gene encoding alpha-xylosidase, with amino-acid sequence MKFTDGYWQVLPGVSILRPQAVDDVVAGTDTLTLYAATGPLATRGDTLNRPLITVSFHTPMDDVIGVTIEHFQGGVERGPRFELASAVANVKVSGPDMSGEAAATFRSGALTARVATEGEWTVDFQADGRTLTSSTPRSVGVITDAEGRHFVREQLTLGVGEHVYGLGERFGALVKNGQTVDIWNADGGTASDQAYKNVPFYLTDAGYGVFVDQPERVSFEVGTEVVSRAQFSVEGQSLRYFVIYGPTPKDILRKFTALTGRPARVPEWSYGLWLSTSFTTSYDEATVTSFIDGMAERDLPLSVFHFDCFWMRQFHWCDFVWDPATFPDPEGMLARLKAKGLKICVWINPYIAQRSALFAEGRERGYLVKNPDGSVWQWNMWQAGMALVDFTNPEATAWYQGKLRGLLDMGVDAFKTDFGERIPTDVVWHDGSDPAGMHNYYTHLYNKAVFELLEAEKGAGEAVLFARSATAGGQQFPVHWGGDCESTFVSMAESLRGGLSLAMSGFGYWSHDIGGFEGVPDAAVFKRWLPFGLLSSHSRLHGSDSYRVPWAFDEEAVDVTRRFTRLKLALMPYLARIGAQAHQEGVPVMRPMALEFLDDRGAATVDTQYMLGDALLVAPVFSAEGDVEVYVPEGTWTHLLTGERVTGPRWVRERHGFDSLPLLVRPGTVLPVGARSDRPDYDYSDGVTLHLFELEDGHTSTTWVPDLGGEGGARFTVTREGGLVRVVATGARGPWSAQVAGGPRADAAPGDDLLELRL; translated from the coding sequence ATGAAGTTCACCGACGGTTACTGGCAGGTCCTGCCAGGCGTCAGCATCCTGCGCCCCCAGGCGGTCGACGACGTGGTCGCCGGCACGGACACGCTCACGCTGTACGCCGCGACCGGGCCCCTAGCCACCCGCGGCGACACGCTCAACCGCCCGCTCATCACGGTGTCGTTCCACACGCCGATGGACGACGTGATCGGTGTGACCATCGAGCACTTCCAGGGCGGCGTCGAGCGGGGACCGCGGTTCGAGCTGGCGAGCGCGGTCGCGAACGTGAAGGTGTCCGGCCCCGACATGTCGGGCGAGGCGGCCGCGACGTTCCGCTCGGGAGCGCTCACCGCGCGCGTCGCGACGGAGGGGGAGTGGACCGTCGACTTCCAGGCCGACGGGCGCACCTTGACCTCCTCGACGCCGCGCAGCGTCGGCGTGATCACCGACGCCGAGGGCCGTCACTTCGTCCGCGAGCAGCTCACGCTCGGCGTCGGCGAGCACGTCTACGGCCTGGGGGAGCGGTTCGGCGCGCTGGTCAAGAACGGGCAGACCGTCGACATCTGGAACGCGGACGGCGGCACCGCCTCGGACCAGGCCTACAAGAACGTGCCGTTCTATCTGACCGACGCCGGCTACGGCGTGTTCGTGGACCAGCCCGAGCGGGTCTCGTTCGAGGTCGGCACGGAGGTCGTCTCGCGCGCCCAGTTCAGCGTCGAGGGCCAGTCCCTGCGCTACTTCGTGATCTACGGGCCCACGCCCAAGGACATCCTGCGCAAGTTCACGGCCCTCACCGGGCGCCCGGCGCGCGTGCCGGAGTGGTCGTATGGCCTGTGGCTGTCCACGTCGTTCACGACCAGCTACGACGAGGCGACGGTCACGAGCTTCATCGACGGCATGGCGGAGCGCGACCTGCCGTTGTCGGTCTTCCACTTCGACTGCTTCTGGATGCGGCAGTTCCACTGGTGCGACTTCGTGTGGGACCCGGCGACGTTCCCGGACCCCGAGGGGATGCTCGCCCGGCTCAAGGCCAAGGGGCTCAAGATCTGCGTCTGGATCAACCCCTACATCGCGCAGCGCTCGGCGTTGTTCGCCGAAGGGCGCGAGCGGGGGTACCTGGTGAAGAACCCGGACGGCTCGGTGTGGCAATGGAACATGTGGCAGGCCGGGATGGCGCTGGTGGACTTCACCAATCCCGAGGCCACCGCCTGGTACCAGGGCAAGCTCCGCGGGCTGCTCGACATGGGGGTCGACGCGTTCAAGACGGACTTCGGCGAGCGGATCCCCACGGACGTCGTCTGGCACGACGGGTCGGACCCGGCCGGGATGCACAACTACTACACGCACCTCTACAACAAGGCGGTCTTCGAGCTGCTCGAAGCGGAGAAGGGCGCCGGCGAGGCGGTGCTGTTCGCGCGCTCGGCGACCGCCGGGGGGCAGCAGTTCCCGGTGCACTGGGGCGGCGACTGCGAGTCGACGTTCGTGTCGATGGCCGAGTCACTGCGCGGCGGCCTGTCGTTGGCCATGTCGGGGTTCGGCTACTGGAGCCATGACATCGGGGGCTTCGAGGGCGTCCCGGACGCCGCGGTGTTCAAGCGGTGGCTCCCGTTCGGGCTGCTCTCCTCGCACAGCCGGCTGCACGGCTCCGACTCCTACCGGGTGCCGTGGGCCTTCGACGAGGAGGCCGTGGACGTCACCCGGCGGTTCACCCGCCTCAAGCTGGCGCTCATGCCGTACCTCGCGCGGATCGGCGCCCAGGCGCACCAGGAGGGCGTGCCGGTGATGCGCCCGATGGCCCTCGAGTTCCTGGACGACCGCGGCGCCGCGACCGTCGACACGCAGTACATGCTCGGTGACGCGCTGCTGGTCGCGCCGGTGTTCAGCGCCGAGGGCGACGTCGAGGTCTATGTGCCGGAGGGGACGTGGACCCACCTGCTCACGGGGGAGCGGGTCACCGGCCCCCGGTGGGTTCGCGAGCGGCACGGGTTCGACTCGCTGCCCCTGCTGGTGCGCCCGGGCACGGTGCTGCCGGTGGGCGCCCGCTCGGACCGGCCGGACTACGACTACTCCGACGGTGTGACCCTGCACCTGTTCGAGTTGGAGGACGGCCACACGTCGACCACCTGGGTGCCCGACCTCGGCGGCGAGGGCGGAGCGCGGTTCACCGTGACGCGCGAGGGGGGCCTCGTGCGCGTCGTGGCGACGGGGGCGCGGGGTCCGTGGTCGGCGCAGGTCGCCGGTGGCCCGCGGGCTGACGCCGCGCCCGGCGACGATCTGCTGGAGTTGCGGCTCTGA
- a CDS encoding beta-galactosidase, producing the protein MDSTTQDRPSAAGMLAPTGRTGLGALTRDLGILFGGDYNPEQWEPDVWREDVALMRQAGVNLVTLGVFSWARIEPRPGDHDFAWLDEVLSLLHAAGIAVDLATPTASPPPWLGLRWPETRAVTQDGVRLSHGSRNHFCPSSPVYRERALAIARALAERYGAHPAVRMWHVGNEYGQVCHCDLCGAELQAWLRRRHGTIAELNRAWGTAFWGQRYDDWREIVPPRAAPYLLNPTQVLDHRRFASDQLLAVYREQRDVIRRLAPGTPVTTNFMGFHHATDYWRWAPEVDVVADDVYGDPADPRSPAALALTHDLMRSLAGGEPWMVMEQAAGAVNWRPHNVPKSPARMRLDSLRAIARGADGSCFFQWRASAFGAERFHSALLPHAGADTRLHRAVQAHSAELRRLASVVGTGVEARAAIVFDWSSWWAAEEPAQPSDRLRVLPQAHAYYQPLWQAGIAVDVVGPGADLDGYDLVVAPQLYLVEDDDAARLRGVVERGGVLLLGPFSAVADRDGHVRPGRFPAPFSDLVGASGEEYCPLPDAGAPVVSEALWDFTAYTWAERLRLEGGEAVAQFAGADLEGCPAIVRRQHPSGGQAWYVATTPPQEVLDAVVRQCAHAAGVRGVLDDLPEGVEAVRRGPVLFLLNANPDERVVALPGPFRDLLTGDDHTSTARLPAEGAVALIERTP; encoded by the coding sequence GTGGACAGCACCACCCAGGACAGGCCGTCGGCCGCCGGGATGCTGGCGCCTACGGGGCGCACGGGCCTCGGCGCCCTGACGCGCGACCTCGGGATCCTGTTCGGCGGCGACTACAACCCCGAGCAGTGGGAGCCCGACGTCTGGCGGGAGGACGTCGCCCTCATGCGCCAGGCTGGCGTCAACCTCGTCACGCTGGGCGTCTTCAGCTGGGCCCGGATCGAGCCACGGCCCGGCGACCACGACTTCGCCTGGCTCGACGAGGTGCTGAGCCTGCTCCACGCGGCGGGGATTGCCGTCGACCTGGCGACGCCCACCGCCTCGCCGCCGCCCTGGCTCGGCCTGCGGTGGCCCGAGACCCGCGCGGTCACCCAGGACGGTGTCCGGCTCAGCCACGGGTCCCGCAACCACTTCTGCCCCTCATCCCCGGTGTACCGGGAGCGGGCGCTCGCGATCGCCCGCGCCCTCGCCGAGCGGTACGGCGCGCACCCGGCGGTGCGGATGTGGCACGTCGGGAACGAGTACGGCCAGGTGTGCCACTGCGACCTGTGCGGGGCCGAGCTGCAGGCGTGGCTGCGCCGCCGGCACGGCACGATCGCCGAGCTCAACAGGGCCTGGGGCACCGCGTTCTGGGGCCAGCGCTACGACGACTGGCGCGAGATCGTCCCGCCCCGCGCAGCGCCCTACCTGCTTAACCCGACCCAGGTGCTCGACCACCGTCGCTTCGCCTCCGACCAGCTGCTCGCGGTGTACCGCGAGCAGCGCGACGTGATCCGGCGCCTCGCGCCCGGGACCCCCGTCACGACGAACTTCATGGGGTTCCACCACGCCACCGACTACTGGCGCTGGGCGCCCGAGGTCGACGTCGTCGCCGACGACGTCTATGGCGACCCCGCCGACCCGCGGTCCCCCGCGGCGCTGGCGCTGACCCATGACCTCATGCGCTCGCTGGCCGGCGGCGAGCCGTGGATGGTCATGGAGCAGGCGGCCGGCGCCGTCAACTGGCGCCCGCACAACGTCCCGAAGTCCCCGGCGCGGATGCGGCTCGACTCGCTGCGGGCCATCGCCCGCGGCGCGGACGGCTCCTGCTTCTTCCAGTGGCGCGCCTCGGCCTTCGGCGCCGAGCGGTTCCACTCGGCGCTGCTGCCACACGCCGGGGCCGACACCCGCCTGCACCGCGCGGTCCAGGCGCACAGCGCCGAGCTGCGCCGGCTGGCGTCCGTGGTGGGGACCGGCGTCGAGGCGCGCGCGGCGATCGTCTTCGACTGGTCGAGTTGGTGGGCGGCTGAGGAGCCCGCCCAGCCCTCCGACCGGCTCCGTGTCCTGCCGCAGGCGCACGCGTACTACCAGCCGTTGTGGCAGGCGGGCATCGCCGTCGACGTGGTCGGCCCCGGCGCGGACCTGGACGGGTACGACCTGGTCGTCGCGCCACAGCTGTACCTCGTGGAGGACGACGACGCCGCGCGCCTCCGCGGGGTGGTCGAGCGCGGCGGCGTGCTGCTGCTGGGCCCTTTCTCGGCAGTCGCCGACCGCGACGGCCACGTGCGCCCCGGGCGGTTCCCGGCGCCGTTCTCCGACCTGGTGGGCGCCTCCGGCGAGGAGTACTGCCCGCTCCCGGACGCCGGCGCTCCCGTCGTGTCGGAGGCGCTTTGGGACTTCACGGCGTATACCTGGGCCGAGCGGCTGCGCCTCGAGGGCGGCGAGGCCGTCGCCCAGTTCGCCGGCGCGGACCTCGAGGGCTGCCCGGCGATCGTCCGGCGGCAGCACCCCTCCGGCGGCCAGGCCTGGTACGTGGCCACCACGCCCCCGCAGGAGGTGCTCGACGCGGTGGTGCGGCAGTGCGCCCACGCGGCCGGCGTGCGCGGCGTGCTCGACGACCTACCGGAGGGCGTCGAGGCCGTCCGGCGCGGACCCGTGCTCTTCCTGCTCAACGCGAACCCGGACGAGCGTGTCGTGGCCCTGCCCGGGCCGTTCCGCGACCTGCTCACCGGCGACGACCACACCAGCACGGCACGCCTCCCCGCGGAGGGCGCCGTGGCCTTGATCGAGAGGACCCCATGA
- a CDS encoding alpha/beta fold hydrolase, with product MTATPGEAPVRDDLLAVRELRQGSDNAVPLVLLHGFPVDSRMWDAAAAEAPGERAILAVDLPGLGGSAGFPLPSPPSLDDAADAVARTLADRGVESAVVAGLSMGGYVALALLERHPGLVAGLGLLDTKATADDDDARANRLRIADAVEMAGAVEEVLPMGGTLLGESTRASRPTLADTLTAWIAGQRPEGVAWSQRAMAARPDRSGLLAGFQGPALVLVGDEDQVTPPAVAEAMAEALAASQFVVVVRSGHMTAVEDPSAVGAALGDLAQRVDALVEQG from the coding sequence ATGACCGCGACGCCAGGCGAGGCCCCCGTGCGTGACGACCTGCTCGCGGTCCGCGAGCTCCGCCAGGGTTCGGACAACGCCGTCCCGCTGGTGCTGCTGCACGGGTTCCCGGTGGACTCGCGCATGTGGGACGCGGCCGCTGCCGAGGCGCCGGGGGAGCGCGCCATCCTGGCGGTCGACCTGCCTGGGCTCGGCGGCTCTGCGGGGTTCCCGCTGCCCTCGCCGCCCTCGCTGGACGACGCCGCCGACGCGGTCGCCCGGACCCTCGCCGACCGGGGCGTGGAGAGCGCCGTCGTCGCCGGGCTCTCGATGGGCGGCTACGTCGCGCTCGCGCTGCTCGAACGCCACCCCGGCCTGGTCGCCGGGCTCGGACTGCTGGACACCAAGGCCACCGCGGACGACGACGACGCGCGCGCGAACCGGCTCCGGATCGCCGACGCCGTCGAGATGGCCGGCGCCGTCGAGGAGGTCTTGCCCATGGGCGGCACGCTGCTGGGCGAGTCCACCCGGGCGTCCCGCCCGACGCTCGCCGACACGTTGACCGCCTGGATCGCGGGGCAGCGGCCCGAGGGCGTGGCGTGGTCCCAGCGGGCGATGGCCGCACGGCCGGACCGCAGCGGCCTGCTCGCGGGCTTCCAGGGCCCCGCACTGGTGCTCGTCGGCGACGAGGACCAGGTCACGCCCCCGGCCGTGGCCGAGGCGATGGCGGAGGCCCTGGCCGCCAGCCAGTTCGTCGTGGTGGTGCGCAGCGGGCACATGACCGCCGTCGAGGACCCGTCGGCCGTCGGCGCCGCCCTCGGCGACCTGGCGCAGCGGGTCGACGCGCTGGTCGAGCAGGGCTGA
- a CDS encoding HAD family hydrolase, with protein MHLRAPRLIATDLDGTLLRSDGVLSDRTRDALRAVEEAGIGVVFVTARPPRWVDGLRAAVGGHGAAICANGSAVYDVRERRVLLDRGMGPELVAELVDDLRRSVAGASFAVEGVRGLVAEPAFGADEAPPWDAAPARDVARALDGSTFKLLVRSTRLGPVELLDQVHASLAERAIVADSGAQGLAEITGPGVTKASTLAHWAAGHGVEPADVWAFGDAPNDLPMLAWAGQSFAVANAYPAVRAAASWTCAANDDDGVAQQLEAALEALARHG; from the coding sequence GTGCACCTCCGCGCCCCCCGCCTGATCGCCACCGACCTCGACGGCACGCTGCTGCGGTCGGACGGCGTCCTCTCCGACCGCACCCGCGACGCGTTGCGCGCCGTCGAGGAGGCCGGGATCGGCGTGGTCTTCGTGACCGCCCGACCGCCCCGCTGGGTGGACGGGCTGCGGGCGGCCGTCGGCGGCCACGGCGCCGCCATCTGCGCCAACGGCTCGGCCGTCTACGACGTGCGCGAGCGGCGCGTGCTGCTCGACCGCGGCATGGGCCCGGAGCTGGTGGCCGAGCTGGTCGACGACCTCCGGCGATCCGTCGCGGGGGCGTCCTTCGCCGTCGAGGGCGTCCGCGGGCTCGTCGCCGAGCCAGCCTTCGGCGCCGACGAGGCCCCACCGTGGGACGCCGCGCCCGCGCGAGACGTGGCGCGCGCGTTGGACGGGTCGACGTTCAAGCTCCTGGTGCGGTCCACCCGGCTCGGGCCCGTCGAGCTGCTCGACCAGGTCCACGCCTCGCTCGCGGAGCGCGCCATCGTCGCCGACTCCGGGGCCCAGGGCCTGGCGGAGATCACCGGGCCCGGGGTGACCAAGGCGTCGACCCTCGCGCACTGGGCGGCGGGCCACGGCGTCGAGCCGGCGGACGTCTGGGCCTTCGGCGACGCGCCCAACGACCTGCCGATGCTCGCCTGGGCGGGGCAGTCCTTCGCCGTGGCGAACGCCTACCCCGCCGTGCGGGCCGCCGCGTCGTGGACCTGCGCCGCGAACGACGACGACGGGGTCGCCCAGCAGCTCGAGGCCGCACTCGAAGCCCTGGCCCGGCACGGATAG